Proteins from one Tsuneonella aeria genomic window:
- a CDS encoding TetR/AcrR family transcriptional regulator → MDTTEAATSSAASPGKEPRTARGRETLRKLLDAAAKEFGDLGFHAASISGITRRAGTALGSFYTYFDSKEAIFSALVRDMSQAVADAAAAAMPQGVTGVAREQEVLTAFLDFARSHKEIYRIIDEAEFADPASYRAHYEGAARRIAARLDDAEKAGELVPGDNEVRGWAIMGANVFLGLRYGVWDESRPAEEIAATVAALLRDGMAAR, encoded by the coding sequence ATGGACACAACCGAAGCCGCCACGTCGAGCGCCGCCAGCCCGGGCAAGGAGCCCCGCACAGCGCGCGGCCGTGAAACGCTGCGCAAGCTGCTGGACGCGGCGGCCAAGGAATTCGGCGATCTGGGGTTCCATGCCGCCTCGATCAGCGGAATCACCCGCCGCGCCGGCACGGCTCTCGGCAGCTTCTATACCTACTTCGACAGCAAGGAGGCGATCTTCTCAGCCCTGGTCCGGGACATGAGCCAGGCGGTCGCAGACGCGGCCGCGGCCGCCATGCCCCAAGGCGTGACCGGGGTTGCGCGGGAACAGGAAGTGCTCACCGCCTTCCTCGACTTCGCGCGGAGCCACAAGGAAATCTACCGCATCATCGACGAAGCCGAATTCGCTGATCCGGCCAGCTACCGCGCGCACTACGAAGGCGCCGCCCGCCGCATCGCCGCGCGCCTCGACGATGCGGAGAAAGCCGGCGAGCTGGTGCCCGGCGACAACGAAGTGCGCGGCTGGGCGATCATGGGCGCGAACGTGTTCCTGGGCCTGCGCTACGGCGTATGGGACGAAAGCCGGCCCGCCGAGGAGATCGCCGCCACCGTCGCTGCCCTGCTGCGCGACGGCATGGCCGCGCGCTAG
- the dcd gene encoding dCTP deaminase, with the protein MAILSDRWIREAATTRGMIEPFVEAQRRDGVISYGLSSYGYDARVADDFKIFTNVDSAVVDPKDFAANSFVDRKTDVCVIPPNSFALARTVEYFRVPEDVLVICLGKSTYARCGIIVNVTPLEPGWEGHVTLEFSNTTPLPARIYANEGACQFLFLQGNERCEVSYKDRAGKYMGQRGVTLPRL; encoded by the coding sequence ATGGCGATTCTGTCCGACAGGTGGATCCGCGAGGCGGCAACGACGCGCGGGATGATCGAACCCTTCGTGGAAGCGCAGCGGCGCGACGGCGTGATCAGCTATGGACTGTCGTCCTATGGCTACGATGCGCGCGTGGCGGACGATTTCAAGATCTTCACCAATGTCGATTCCGCGGTCGTCGATCCGAAGGATTTCGCGGCCAATAGCTTTGTCGACCGCAAGACCGACGTCTGCGTGATCCCGCCGAACTCCTTCGCGCTGGCCCGCACGGTCGAATACTTCCGCGTGCCGGAAGACGTACTGGTCATCTGTCTCGGCAAAAGCACCTATGCCCGCTGCGGCATCATCGTGAACGTGACGCCGCTGGAACCGGGCTGGGAAGGCCACGTGACGCTGGAATTCTCCAACACCACACCGTTGCCGGCCCGCATCTACGCCAACGAAGGCGCGTGCCAGTTCCTCTTCCTGCAAGGGAACGAACGGTGCGAGGTGAGCTACAAGGACCGTGCCGGCAAATACATGGGCCAGCGCGGGGTGACGCTGCCCAGGCTCTAG
- the putA gene encoding bifunctional proline dehydrogenase/L-glutamate gamma-semialdehyde dehydrogenase PutA encodes MPSPAPGASAIDRQTMRLAYRQEEEACIAERIRMAAPAQAVHPQAARIAGRLIEGARARKASGLDAFLQTYGLDTEEGIALMCLAEALLRVPDTATADALIKDKIGDIDWGDHLGESSSTFVNAATFSLMLTGEVLDPPEAHQRGMGATLRRAMGRLGEPVIRTATLQAMKILGGQFVFGRTIDEALKRAAPERARGLTHSFDMLGEAAMTFADAERYRASYEAAIARLSRETAQGWERSPGISVKLSALYPRYDFLHADAAKAALVPMLRDLAGKARDGGMHFTIDAEEAERLELSMDIIETLVADDSLFTRADGGAWGGFGLAVQAYQKRAVFVCDWVAKLARRHGRRLFVRLVKGAYWDTEIKLSQVGGYRDYPVFTRKVATDVSYLACAAKLLESADAIYPAFATHNAYTIGAIKALAGDRAFEFQRLHGMGEDVFAELARSEGNAPTPVRIYAPVGGHKDLLAYLVRRLLENGANSSFVNRMADAAVPVSDLTGDPVAELAALSPRRNPAIPLPTAIFGSRSNSAGVDLADPLVREPLLAELARLEDRSWTAEPTFPHRDPGEIAPITSPQDTSRQVGTRRDATAVEVAEAIGRAEAIQPGWNALGGEKRALLLEAAADAFEAHTAEFISLCQREAGKTLVDAVLELREAVDFLRFYAGEARRLFAAPMPLPGPTGEENRLTLAGRGVFASISPWNFPLAIFIGPAAAALAAGNTVIAKPAEQTPLIAALAVRLCHEAGIPEEVFQLLPGAGEVGQTITSDVRIAGVAFTGSTQTAQAINRSLAARDAPIATLVAETGGQNAMIVDSSALPEQVTRDVVASAFQSAGQRCSALRVLYVQDDVADAMIEMIKGAFAALVIGDPLAIDTDVGPVIDEDARSQLERHVARRQTEGRPVWRRGLPEQARGGCFVAPTIIEIASIRDLARENFGPVLHVARFAAGELEQVIADINATGYGLTLGLHSRIAETRRTVERLARVGNLYVNRNQIGAVVESQPFGGEGLSGTGPKAGGPHYVLRFATERVVCIDTTAAGGNASLLAS; translated from the coding sequence ATGCCCTCCCCCGCGCCCGGCGCCTCCGCCATCGACCGCCAGACCATGCGCCTCGCCTACCGTCAGGAGGAAGAGGCCTGCATCGCAGAACGCATCCGCATGGCCGCGCCAGCGCAGGCCGTTCATCCGCAAGCGGCGCGTATCGCGGGGCGACTGATCGAAGGGGCCCGCGCGCGCAAGGCCAGCGGGCTCGACGCGTTTCTCCAGACATACGGCCTCGATACGGAGGAAGGCATCGCGCTGATGTGCCTTGCCGAAGCGCTGCTGCGCGTGCCCGATACCGCCACCGCGGATGCCCTGATCAAGGACAAGATCGGCGACATCGACTGGGGCGATCACCTGGGCGAATCGAGTTCGACCTTCGTCAACGCGGCCACGTTCTCGCTGATGCTGACCGGCGAGGTGCTGGACCCGCCCGAAGCGCACCAGCGCGGCATGGGCGCGACGCTGCGGCGCGCGATGGGCCGGCTGGGTGAACCGGTGATCCGCACGGCGACGCTCCAGGCGATGAAGATCCTCGGCGGCCAATTCGTCTTCGGCCGCACGATCGACGAGGCGCTGAAGCGGGCCGCGCCGGAACGCGCCCGCGGCCTGACGCACAGCTTCGACATGCTGGGCGAAGCGGCGATGACCTTCGCCGACGCCGAACGCTACCGCGCCAGCTACGAAGCGGCGATCGCGCGCCTCTCGCGCGAGACGGCGCAGGGGTGGGAACGGTCGCCGGGCATCTCGGTGAAGCTGTCGGCGCTCTATCCCCGCTACGATTTCCTCCACGCCGATGCCGCGAAAGCCGCGCTGGTGCCGATGCTCCGCGATCTGGCGGGCAAGGCGCGCGACGGGGGCATGCACTTCACCATCGACGCCGAAGAGGCCGAGCGGCTGGAACTGTCGATGGACATCATCGAGACGCTCGTCGCAGACGACAGCCTGTTCACGCGGGCGGACGGCGGCGCGTGGGGCGGCTTCGGGCTGGCCGTGCAGGCGTACCAGAAACGTGCCGTCTTCGTCTGCGACTGGGTGGCGAAGCTCGCCCGGCGGCACGGGCGGCGCCTGTTCGTCCGGCTGGTGAAGGGCGCGTACTGGGATACCGAGATCAAGCTGAGCCAGGTCGGCGGCTATCGCGATTATCCCGTGTTCACCCGCAAGGTGGCGACCGACGTGTCCTACCTCGCCTGCGCCGCAAAACTGCTGGAATCGGCGGACGCGATCTACCCCGCGTTCGCCACGCACAACGCCTACACCATCGGCGCGATCAAGGCGCTGGCCGGCGACCGCGCGTTCGAATTCCAGCGCCTTCACGGCATGGGCGAAGACGTCTTCGCCGAACTCGCCCGCAGCGAAGGCAACGCGCCCACGCCGGTGCGGATCTACGCGCCGGTCGGCGGGCACAAGGACCTGCTGGCCTATCTCGTCCGGCGCCTGCTGGAGAACGGGGCGAACTCCAGCTTCGTCAACCGCATGGCGGATGCGGCCGTTCCGGTGAGCGACCTCACCGGCGATCCCGTGGCGGAGCTCGCCGCCCTGTCGCCGCGCCGCAATCCGGCGATCCCGCTGCCGACGGCAATCTTCGGGAGCCGTTCGAACAGCGCCGGGGTGGACCTGGCCGACCCGCTGGTGCGCGAACCCCTTCTGGCCGAGCTCGCCCGCCTCGAAGACCGCTCCTGGACTGCCGAGCCGACCTTTCCGCATCGCGACCCGGGCGAGATCGCACCGATCACCTCGCCCCAGGATACGTCCCGCCAGGTGGGCACGCGGCGCGACGCGACGGCGGTGGAGGTGGCCGAGGCGATCGGCCGGGCCGAGGCGATCCAGCCGGGCTGGAACGCGCTGGGCGGAGAGAAACGCGCCCTGCTGCTGGAGGCAGCGGCAGACGCGTTCGAGGCGCACACCGCCGAATTCATCAGCCTGTGCCAGCGCGAAGCCGGCAAGACCCTGGTCGACGCCGTGCTGGAGTTGCGCGAAGCGGTCGATTTCCTGCGGTTCTATGCCGGGGAGGCGCGCCGCCTGTTCGCCGCGCCGATGCCGCTCCCCGGCCCGACCGGGGAGGAAAACCGCCTGACCCTGGCGGGCCGCGGCGTCTTCGCCAGCATCAGCCCGTGGAATTTCCCGCTGGCGATCTTCATCGGCCCTGCCGCCGCGGCGCTGGCTGCTGGCAACACGGTGATCGCCAAGCCGGCGGAGCAGACGCCGCTGATCGCCGCGCTCGCGGTGCGCCTGTGCCATGAGGCCGGGATTCCCGAAGAGGTGTTCCAGCTTCTCCCCGGGGCGGGCGAGGTGGGGCAGACCATCACCTCCGACGTGCGGATCGCAGGGGTCGCTTTCACCGGTTCCACCCAGACCGCGCAGGCGATCAACCGCAGCCTTGCGGCGCGCGACGCGCCGATCGCCACGCTCGTGGCCGAAACCGGCGGACAGAACGCGATGATCGTCGACAGCTCCGCCCTCCCCGAACAGGTAACGCGCGACGTGGTGGCGAGCGCATTCCAGAGCGCCGGCCAGCGATGCAGCGCGCTGCGCGTCCTCTATGTGCAGGACGATGTCGCCGATGCCATGATCGAGATGATCAAGGGCGCTTTCGCCGCGCTGGTGATCGGCGATCCGCTGGCGATCGACACCGATGTCGGCCCGGTGATCGACGAGGACGCGCGCAGCCAGCTGGAACGGCACGTCGCCAGGCGCCAGACCGAAGGGCGCCCCGTCTGGCGGCGCGGACTGCCCGAACAGGCGCGGGGCGGCTGCTTCGTCGCGCCCACGATCATCGAAATCGCATCGATCCGCGACCTGGCGCGCGAGAACTTCGGGCCCGTGCTCCACGTGGCGCGGTTCGCCGCGGGAGAGCTCGAACAGGTGATCGCGGATATCAACGCCACCGGATACGGGCTGACGCTGGGCCTGCACAGCCGCATTGCCGAGACGCGCCGCACGGTGGAACGCCTGGCCCGGGTGGGCAACCTCTACGTCAACCGCAACCAGATCGGGGCGGTGGTGGAAAGCCAGCCGTTCGGGGGCGAAGGCCTGTCGGGCACCGGCCCCAAGGCCGGCGGGCCGCATTATGTCCTGCGCTTCGCCACCGAACGCGTCGTGTGCATCGACACGACCGCTGCGGGCGGCAACGCGAGCCTGCTGGCGAGCTAG
- a CDS encoding DoxX family protein gives MPAIAAFFGRVMIALLFILSGIPKIIDPSGPAQMMQAAGLPGNLAMAVGIFEVVAGLLLALGVMTRLVSILLAGFVALTILFYHHDFGTQEGMTSFLLHLAILGGLLVVFAYGQMRWSYDHMRAARKGELAAADASTRVHEAELRAARAEGRADGAGLAVTDIDHDGRPEVRKRRWF, from the coding sequence ATGCCTGCCATCGCTGCATTCTTCGGCCGCGTGATGATCGCCTTGCTGTTCATCCTGTCCGGCATACCCAAGATCATCGATCCATCGGGCCCGGCCCAGATGATGCAGGCAGCGGGCCTGCCCGGCAACCTGGCCATGGCGGTGGGGATATTCGAAGTGGTCGCTGGCCTGCTGCTGGCGCTGGGCGTGATGACCCGCCTGGTGTCGATCCTGCTGGCCGGATTCGTGGCGCTCACGATCCTGTTCTACCATCACGATTTCGGCACGCAGGAAGGGATGACCTCCTTCCTCCTCCACCTGGCGATCCTCGGGGGTCTGCTGGTCGTGTTCGCCTATGGCCAGATGCGCTGGAGCTATGACCACATGCGCGCCGCGCGGAAGGGCGAGCTGGCGGCGGCCGACGCCTCGACGCGCGTGCACGAGGCGGAGCTGCGCGCCGCCCGCGCGGAAGGCCGGGCCGACGGGGCGGGCCTGGCGGTGACCGACATCGACCACGACGGCCGGCCCGAAGTGCGCAAGCGGCGCTGGTTCTAG
- a CDS encoding saccharopine dehydrogenase family protein, which yields MADREFDIVVYGATGYTGRLVAEHFVREYQGKPGAPKWAIAGRSSARLAEVRSLIGAPADTPLVIADADDPGTLDAMCRRTRVVLTTVGPYQLYGSELVAACAHTGTHYADLCGEPGWMREMIDAHHDQAQASGARIAFSSGFDSIPFDLGVLMLQKEAVARFGKPAPRVRGRVRSMQGTFSGGTAASLAATMKAVARNPRLALLLQSPFALTPGFEGPDQPLGLVPHYEDDLGRWAAPFIMATINVKNVHRTNYLKAFPYGRDFRYDEMMLTSPGDAGKAAANAVAALLKNPFGAKPPAPGEGPTAEERANGHYDVLFVGDMATGERLHYGVRGRYDPGYGSTSRMLAETGMALLASEAPGGIGTPGSILGEALVERLRAHAEITFAPED from the coding sequence ATGGCTGACCGGGAATTCGACATCGTCGTATACGGCGCGACGGGATACACCGGGCGCCTGGTGGCCGAACACTTCGTGCGCGAATATCAAGGCAAGCCCGGCGCCCCGAAGTGGGCGATCGCCGGCCGAAGCAGCGCCCGGCTGGCCGAAGTCCGCTCCCTGATCGGGGCGCCCGCCGACACGCCCCTGGTGATCGCCGACGCGGACGATCCGGGCACGCTCGATGCCATGTGCCGGCGAACGCGCGTGGTCCTGACGACGGTCGGACCCTACCAGCTCTACGGCAGCGAACTCGTCGCCGCCTGCGCCCACACCGGCACGCACTACGCCGACTTGTGCGGGGAACCGGGCTGGATGCGCGAGATGATCGACGCCCACCATGACCAGGCACAGGCGAGCGGGGCGCGCATCGCCTTTTCCAGCGGGTTCGATTCGATACCGTTCGATCTCGGCGTCCTGATGCTTCAGAAAGAGGCTGTCGCCCGGTTCGGCAAGCCTGCGCCGCGCGTGCGCGGCCGGGTGCGGTCGATGCAGGGCACGTTCTCGGGCGGCACCGCGGCCAGTCTCGCCGCGACGATGAAGGCGGTGGCCCGGAACCCGCGCCTCGCGCTGCTGCTGCAAAGCCCCTTTGCCCTCACCCCCGGGTTCGAAGGGCCCGACCAGCCGCTCGGCCTGGTGCCGCATTACGAAGACGATCTCGGCCGCTGGGCGGCGCCGTTCATCATGGCCACGATCAACGTGAAGAACGTGCACCGGACCAACTACCTCAAGGCGTTCCCCTATGGCCGGGATTTCCGTTACGACGAAATGATGCTGACCAGCCCGGGGGATGCGGGGAAGGCCGCCGCCAACGCGGTCGCCGCCCTCCTCAAGAACCCCTTCGGCGCAAAACCGCCCGCCCCGGGCGAAGGCCCCACCGCCGAAGAGCGCGCGAATGGGCATTACGACGTGCTGTTCGTGGGTGACATGGCCACGGGCGAACGCCTGCACTACGGCGTCCGCGGCCGTTACGATCCGGGTTACGGCTCCACCAGCCGGATGCTGGCGGAAACCGGCATGGCCCTGCTCGCCAGCGAGGCGCCGGGCGGAATCGGAACGCCCGGCTCCATCCTTGGCGAAGCGCTGGTGGAACGCCTGCGCGCGCACGCGGAAATCACCTTCGCGCCGGAAGATTGA
- a CDS encoding TonB-dependent receptor, whose amino-acid sequence MIRTFHRASRIALATSIALGAYAVPAAAQDLPNTPDTGAAEAEVATDEGAIVVTARRREENLVDVPIAVTAYSGDALAQAGAIDITDIGQTTPNTTLEASRGTNSTLTAFIRGVGQQDPVSGFEQGVGIYLDDVYLNRPQAAVLDIYDVERIEVLRGPQGTLYGRNTVGGAVKYVTRMLPQDPSLNIRATYGTYNQLDGVISGSVPVNDIIRVGAAVARLTRDGFGKNLTTGLDNYDKNVWAARGTLEMGGYGEPVLVRISGDYTKDKSNPRGGHRLIPGLLNGAPVLDDVYDTRGGLNDPEQDIEAYGLAMNISVDLSDALTLRSISAWRKDYTATPIDFDALPAVDVDVPGIYANEQISQELQLLYGQGPISALVGLYYLDAKADTLFDVRLSTTLNGFTAFTEANVDTETYAIFADATFDITDQLSLSVGGRYTWDTRTAEILRQSYLGGGSPTFGGLGIPVGAPGTNFSGSRDFNKFTPRASLSFKPTPDHNLYASFSQGFKGGGFDPRGVGTNAPAAIPGRPTDEEVTAFLSFAPEQVDSYEVGYKGNLLGGAVYFALAGFYADYTDVQIPGSVGCTTFVNGQPVQSFCGIVSNAGKATFKGVELETTARLAQDLMAAGDRLTFAGSLGYIDAQYKQYITNIGGVPTDVADFREVQNTPKWTASGTLGYSTPVGDGDVSFSTTLSYRSKTYQFEIPNPYIDQEGYALLDANLVYNAPDKRWSIGIHGRNLTDKEYKTSGYTFIGANAVTGQIPLAANGYPAPTLGREGTLTAFYGSPRQIFVTGSVKF is encoded by the coding sequence ATGATCCGCACGTTCCACCGCGCCAGCCGCATCGCTCTCGCCACATCGATTGCGCTGGGCGCATACGCCGTGCCGGCAGCCGCGCAGGACCTGCCGAACACCCCGGACACCGGGGCGGCAGAAGCCGAAGTCGCGACCGACGAGGGCGCGATCGTCGTCACGGCCCGCCGGCGTGAGGAAAACCTGGTCGACGTGCCGATCGCGGTCACGGCCTACAGCGGCGACGCGCTCGCCCAGGCCGGCGCCATCGACATCACCGACATCGGCCAGACCACGCCCAACACCACGCTCGAGGCGAGCCGCGGGACCAACTCCACCCTCACCGCATTCATCCGCGGCGTGGGCCAGCAGGACCCTGTCTCGGGCTTCGAACAGGGCGTCGGCATCTACCTCGACGACGTGTACCTCAACCGCCCGCAGGCGGCCGTGCTCGACATCTACGACGTGGAGCGGATCGAGGTGCTGCGCGGCCCGCAGGGCACGCTCTACGGCCGTAACACGGTCGGCGGCGCGGTGAAGTACGTCACCCGCATGCTGCCGCAGGACCCGTCGCTCAACATCCGCGCAACCTACGGCACCTACAACCAGCTTGACGGTGTGATCAGCGGCTCGGTCCCGGTGAACGACATCATCCGGGTCGGCGCCGCCGTCGCCCGCCTGACGCGTGACGGGTTCGGCAAGAACCTCACCACCGGGCTCGACAACTACGACAAGAACGTCTGGGCCGCGCGCGGCACGCTCGAAATGGGCGGCTATGGCGAACCGGTCCTCGTCCGCATTTCGGGCGACTACACCAAGGACAAGAGCAATCCGCGCGGCGGCCACCGCCTGATCCCGGGCCTGCTGAACGGGGCGCCCGTGCTCGACGACGTGTACGACACCCGCGGCGGGCTCAACGATCCGGAACAGGATATCGAGGCCTACGGGCTGGCGATGAACATCAGCGTGGACCTGTCGGACGCGCTGACGCTCCGCTCGATCAGCGCCTGGCGCAAGGACTACACCGCCACGCCGATCGACTTCGATGCGCTGCCGGCGGTCGACGTGGACGTTCCCGGCATCTACGCCAACGAACAGATCAGCCAGGAACTGCAGCTGCTCTACGGCCAGGGTCCGATCTCGGCGCTGGTCGGGCTGTACTACCTCGATGCCAAGGCAGACACCTTGTTCGACGTGCGGCTGTCGACCACGCTCAACGGCTTCACCGCCTTTACCGAGGCGAACGTCGACACCGAAACCTACGCGATCTTCGCGGACGCGACCTTCGACATCACCGACCAGCTCAGCCTGTCGGTCGGCGGCCGCTACACCTGGGATACCCGGACCGCGGAAATCCTGCGGCAGAGCTATCTCGGCGGCGGGTCGCCCACGTTCGGCGGCCTTGGCATCCCGGTCGGCGCGCCCGGCACCAACTTCTCCGGCAGCCGCGACTTCAACAAGTTCACGCCGCGCGCTTCGCTCAGCTTCAAGCCGACGCCGGACCACAACCTCTACGCAAGCTTCAGCCAGGGCTTCAAGGGCGGCGGGTTCGATCCGCGCGGGGTCGGCACCAATGCCCCGGCCGCCATTCCGGGCCGGCCAACCGACGAGGAAGTCACCGCGTTCCTCAGCTTCGCGCCGGAGCAGGTCGACAGCTACGAAGTGGGCTACAAGGGCAACCTGCTAGGCGGTGCGGTGTACTTCGCGCTGGCCGGTTTCTACGCCGACTACACCGACGTGCAGATCCCCGGCTCGGTCGGCTGCACCACGTTCGTCAACGGCCAGCCGGTGCAGAGCTTCTGCGGCATCGTGTCGAACGCCGGCAAGGCGACCTTCAAGGGTGTCGAGCTGGAAACGACCGCGCGCCTCGCCCAGGACCTGATGGCCGCCGGCGACCGGCTGACCTTCGCGGGGTCGCTCGGCTACATCGACGCGCAGTACAAGCAGTACATCACCAACATCGGCGGCGTGCCGACCGACGTCGCCGACTTCCGCGAAGTCCAGAACACGCCCAAGTGGACGGCCAGCGGCACGCTCGGCTATTCCACCCCGGTGGGCGATGGCGACGTGTCGTTCAGCACGACCCTTTCGTACCGTTCGAAGACCTACCAGTTCGAAATCCCGAACCCGTACATCGACCAGGAGGGCTACGCCCTGCTCGACGCCAACCTGGTCTACAACGCGCCTGACAAGCGCTGGTCGATCGGCATCCACGGCCGCAACCTGACCGACAAGGAATACAAGACCAGCGGTTATACCTTCATCGGCGCCAACGCGGTCACGGGCCAGATCCCGCTTGCCGCGAACGGTTACCCGGCTCCGACGCTGGGCCGCGAAGGCACGCTGACGGCATTCTACGGCAGCCCGCGCCAGATCTTCGTGACCGGCTCGGTTAAGTTCTGA
- a CDS encoding M23 family metallopeptidase has translation MRRAHALSLLVATGCMAIAAPARAEDSAQDPAYAPAVITVSKASDALGAPIELRPRATASAPVAGAISRPDRLPLTGRTALTSRFGMRAHPVLGGYRMHSGVDLAASTGTPVIATADGVVSFANWAGGYGLLVTLEHGGGLQTRFGHLSRLMVSPGQRVSRGQLVGLVGATGRTTGAHLHYEMRRNGQAVNPLAGH, from the coding sequence ATGAGGCGTGCGCACGCCTTGTCGCTGCTGGTGGCGACGGGGTGCATGGCGATCGCCGCGCCCGCCCGCGCCGAAGACAGCGCGCAAGACCCCGCCTATGCCCCCGCCGTCATCACGGTCAGCAAGGCGAGCGACGCGCTTGGCGCCCCTATCGAGCTGCGGCCCCGCGCGACGGCGAGCGCGCCCGTCGCCGGCGCGATCTCCCGCCCCGACCGCCTGCCGCTGACCGGGCGCACCGCCCTCACCAGCCGCTTCGGCATGCGGGCGCATCCGGTGCTGGGCGGTTATCGCATGCACAGCGGCGTCGATCTCGCCGCATCCACCGGAACGCCCGTGATCGCGACGGCGGACGGGGTGGTGTCGTTCGCCAACTGGGCAGGCGGCTATGGCCTGCTGGTGACGCTGGAGCATGGCGGCGGACTGCAGACGCGGTTCGGCCACCTGTCGCGGCTCATGGTCAGTCCGGGTCAGCGCGTATCGCGCGGCCAGCTCGTCGGCCTAGTCGGTGCGACCGGCAGGACCACCGGGGCCCATCTCCATTACGAAATGCGGCGCAACGGCCAGGCCGTGAACCCTCTCGCCGGGCACTGA
- a CDS encoding acyl-CoA dehydrogenase family protein, with product MDFTIPAALEAYYAELEAFIAREIEPLVAADDNVRFFDHRREWARTDFERDGLPRPQWEALLQRARKAADAAGHWRFSAPAAYGGKDGSNLWMAVIRDRFAARGLGLHNDLQNEHSIVGNFPFVAMFDQFGTEAQKQEFIHGGFEGTRRVAFGLTEPDHGSDATWMETRAVRESRDGVAGWRIDGEKMWITGMHVATHCATFARTSGADGSAGGITCFLVPNPTPGLTIEEWMWTFNMPTDHPRLSFAGVWVPDSAILGQEGRGLSLAQSFVHQNRIRQAASSLGAATYCVEESVRYARSRKPFGKPLAENQAIQFPLVELATQIEMLRTLIYKTAWEMDRIPHKAIEHALSDRISMCNYYANRLVCDAADRAMQVHGGIGYSRHKPFEHIYRHHRRYRITEGAEEIQMRKVAAYLFGFVGPRKERFG from the coding sequence ATGGATTTCACGATACCCGCCGCGCTCGAGGCCTATTACGCCGAGCTCGAAGCGTTCATCGCGCGCGAGATCGAGCCGCTTGTCGCAGCCGACGATAACGTGCGCTTCTTCGATCATCGCCGCGAATGGGCGCGCACCGACTTCGAAAGGGATGGCTTGCCCCGGCCCCAATGGGAAGCGCTGCTGCAGCGGGCGCGCAAGGCGGCGGATGCCGCCGGGCACTGGCGCTTTTCCGCGCCCGCGGCCTATGGCGGCAAGGACGGTTCCAACCTGTGGATGGCGGTGATCCGCGATCGCTTCGCCGCGCGGGGGCTGGGCCTCCACAACGACCTGCAGAACGAACACTCGATCGTCGGCAACTTCCCGTTCGTGGCGATGTTCGACCAGTTCGGCACCGAGGCGCAGAAGCAGGAATTCATCCACGGCGGTTTCGAAGGCACCCGGCGCGTGGCCTTCGGGCTGACGGAACCCGACCACGGCAGCGACGCGACATGGATGGAAACCCGCGCCGTGAGGGAAAGCCGCGACGGCGTGGCGGGCTGGCGGATCGACGGGGAGAAGATGTGGATCACCGGCATGCACGTCGCCACGCATTGCGCCACCTTCGCCCGCACCAGCGGGGCTGACGGTTCGGCGGGTGGCATCACCTGTTTCCTGGTGCCCAATCCCACGCCGGGCCTCACGATCGAGGAATGGATGTGGACCTTCAACATGCCCACGGACCATCCGCGCCTCTCGTTCGCGGGGGTCTGGGTGCCGGACAGCGCCATCCTGGGGCAGGAAGGCCGCGGGCTGAGCCTGGCGCAGAGCTTCGTTCACCAGAACCGCATTCGCCAGGCCGCCAGCAGCCTTGGCGCGGCGACCTATTGCGTGGAGGAAAGCGTGCGTTACGCGCGCAGCCGCAAGCCGTTCGGCAAGCCGCTTGCCGAAAACCAGGCGATCCAGTTCCCCCTGGTCGAGCTTGCCACCCAGATCGAGATGCTGCGCACGCTGATCTACAAGACCGCGTGGGAGATGGACCGCATTCCCCACAAGGCCATCGAACACGCGCTGTCCGACAGGATTTCGATGTGCAACTACTACGCCAACCGGCTGGTCTGCGATGCCGCCGACCGCGCGATGCAGGTCCACGGCGGTATCGGCTATTCCCGGCACAAGCCGTTCGAGCACATCTACCGCCACCACCGCCGCTACCGCATCACCGAGGGCGCGGAGGAGATCCAGATGCGCAAGGTGGCCGCTTACCTGTTCGGCTTCGTGGGGCCGCGAAAGGAACGGTTCGGCTGA